Genomic DNA from Oryza sativa Japonica Group chromosome 5, ASM3414082v1:
tgtgctagctagctagagctgTGCACGATACAGTGTGCTGCGACCATGGCGGCCGCCGGAGCAGCGTTGCGGCTGCGCCTCCTCTACCGGATGCTGCGGGTGGGCGAGCTCCTCGCGCTCGTGGTGTTCTTGTCGTGGTCTTCTTCCCgcgtgccggccgccgccgccgccgtggtgcggCTCGCCGGGTCGCTCCTGCTCAACGCCCGGTTCGTGTTCGTCCTCGGCAACGCCATCGTGCTCCTGCTCCTCGCGCTCTCCAGGCACGACCTCTCCATCTCTTCCAACcacggcaccaccaccaccgccgccgccgccgccgtctccagcGACAGCGCTGGCGCCGGGTCCACGCCAGCGTCGACGACAGCGCCACCCGCCGCCAGCTTCCCTCTGTTCATCGTCCCGcagccatcaccgccgccgcctcacgccACCGAGGCCCCGGTGGTGGCAGCGCCTCCGGCGCCCGTGGTCCCCTGCGCCCCGTCGGTGGCGccggcagcgccggcggcggcggcggcgttcgagGACAAGCAGGCGGTGCGCGTCAACAAGGCACGCGCGCCGAGGCGGAGCAGGTCGGAGAAGATGGGCTCGCGCGGCGCGTTCCGGCGGGCGGTGTCGCCGGAGCTGCGGCGGTCGGAGTCGGACAACGGGCGCAGGCGGCGGTCGTCGGTGACGGCGCGCGACGCGGAGGTGTGCTGGGGCGCGGACGACGCGGAGGAGTTCCGGCGGACGGTGGAGGCGTTCATCGCCAAGCAAACGAGGTTCCACCGCGAGGAGTCGATGACCATGACCATGtccatcgtcgccggcgtcggccaCGGCGAGGTGGCGCCGGCCATCGCCGGAGCACTCGCAGTCGTGGAATAAGTTGGCCTCACATGTCagtggagaaaaagaaaaaaaatccctgtGAAAAAGTACATAAAATGGAGAATTGAAGCTCTCCTTGGCTACATCTTGTGTGCACGTTTTGCCTTGCCTTGTTCTTGTTCCTGGCCTccctactctttttttttcgtttgcaCGATCATCGAGGTTTTACAGCCGTTGGATGGTGGATCCGACGGTGGTAACAGCGTTGGATGAAAATCTGAGGGGGTACTTtcgggagagaggggctaaactctcccaaacaccccctgaaGCTGTTGGTTGCGAGATGGTTCTACTATTTCAGAATTCTGACCTGACTCGTCGTGTGTCGGGACAGGAGGATGAGCGGCAAACGACGGAGAGGGAGGCTGGGCCGTGTAGTGTAGCAGACGGACGCTTGACACATTGACACGTGACATGATGGATCAGGAATTCAGAATCAGATGCCAAGTGCCCCCAAGAGGACGACGAGTAGATAAACCTGACGCTAGCTGTCAACAAAACTCACGACTACTACACTACAGTAATTAACAGTAGCATTATACGAAGGGCATGTTTGAcacagcttcagctccactcctattagagttagagctcagccaaacagtttcagctccattaAAATTGGGAGTGGAGTTAGATAGAGCTCTCTCATAAAATATACTAGAGtagtggagctgggtttaggcagctcaaCAACTTCACTTCAGACTTAACTTCTGGAGTAATATTTAAGAGTTAGAGCTGAATTAAACAGGCCGAAGTACAGTACTGGACAGGGGAGTACTCCGTAAGCAACGACATTACGAAAGAGTACGACAGCCAACGGGCGTAGTTTGGTTTGGCTGGCAAACATGCACTCTACTGGTACTAGTATACTTACATGAAAAAATGGTGGCAAAAAAACTGACACCGTTTTAGACTTATCTTAATAACAGTCTTTCTTCGATCATCCCGGGTAAAAATACTGTTTTTGACTGCATCTGTTTCTACCTATATAAATATCGTATTACAATCGTcactaaatagttaaatataaaagttttaaagGTTCGCAAATTATTTTCGTAAAAGCGTAAGGGACTCATCTTTTCGcttgcttatacttatcagccaaaaaataaatttataactttaaatttagagttgattttaagatattttttattgaatttatttttcagcttttgtttttagatcgttaaaacatgtatataaaagttttatttgtaACTTGTTTTTTGTTTGTAAATAGTAGTAtgttgtttggcttattccGCGAATAATCGAAACGAAAATCGTTTTTATCGGCACGAGTGGAGAATTGAAGGGTGAATCAGACGTGACGGGAGGAGGGGGAACCGTGGGAAGGGTACAAATTGGTGAGGTATTCCATTGCTCGATATGCCCCCTTCCAGCCGGCGCCTCTGGTTTCCTATGAAAAGACGGATCGACCGGGTTGGCTCATGGCTTGATgcgtccatccatccatccgtccATGGGTTGGTCCCATGGCCGAGCCGAGGGCTTGATGCTTGCGTGGAGTGTGCGAGTTGCATTGGAAAATACTGCAAACCTCGCCGTGCTGCTGGCTGCTGAATGCATTGCACCGGCActgttggtttggtttggtttggtttggtcagTCAGAAGAAGAGACGGAAAAGAAACGGAGGGAACAAATTCGATGCTCCGTCTCGGCGATTATTCTCGTCTCCATtactgctctctctctctcgctaaTCCACCACTAACCTGTTGAAATTAATAGATAGACTAAGACCCATTCGAAAATtaattctttaaaaaattataaaagcctacctcatgggatggcatgcatgtggagtttagtaccaccttgcttattctaggagaggggacctccttaaaagggaggatgccctcctagccacttgaagcatttGTGGTGGAGAGAAAAGGAGGAACACACGTGCGCTCGCCCGCCTCGCCTGAtaggcgcgcgtgcacgacgtacgcgtcgaatggtccgcaaaattggctcctcacccttgcgcagatgcagcctccttttgcagtttaaattggctcctcacccttgcgcagatgcagcctccttttgcagttttgttttgctgcaggaaaattcggatttgttttgttttggaaacattccgaaaaatccggtgcgtgaaaacggcgtggagtccggataagt
This window encodes:
- the LOC4339728 gene encoding uncharacterized protein, which encodes MAAAGAALRLRLLYRMLRVGELLALVVFLSWSSSRVPAAAAAVVRLAGSLLLNARFVFVLGNAIVLLLLALSRHDLSISSNHGTTTTAAAAAVSSDSAGAGSTPASTTAPPAASFPLFIVPQPSPPPPHATEAPVVAAPPAPVVPCAPSVAPAAPAAAAAFEDKQAVRVNKARAPRRSRSEKMGSRGAFRRAVSPELRRSESDNGRRRRSSVTARDAEVCWGADDAEEFRRTVEAFIAKQTRFHREESMTMTMSIVAGVGHGEVAPAIAGALAVVE